A window of the Chthoniobacterales bacterium genome harbors these coding sequences:
- the infA gene encoding translation initiation factor IF-1, producing MAKEDSIPAEGVVVEVLPGTMFRVKLPNDTVVLAHIGGKMRKHFVRIVPGDKVQIEISPYDLTKARITYREK from the coding sequence ATGGCCAAGGAAGATTCCATTCCCGCGGAAGGCGTTGTTGTCGAGGTTCTGCCCGGCACGATGTTCCGCGTGAAATTGCCGAACGATACGGTCGTCCTTGCCCACATCGGCGGCAAAATGCGCAAGCATTTCGTCCGCATCGTCCCGGGCGACAAAGTGCAGATAGAAATTTCGCCCTACGACCTGACCAAGGCGCGCATCACCTACCGCGAAAAGTAG
- a CDS encoding PIN domain nuclease yields the protein MTLVDTSSWVEYLRERDSEVGDRVEMLVLSGNAAWCDMTLVELWHGVRGSNEKRHLAEMEKEIGRVPVDPQTWRMASRLALRCREKGLTVPSSDIVIAACALAHCLDLEHCDKHFDRILALAKAGS from the coding sequence ATGACTCTGGTGGACACGTCGAGCTGGGTGGAATACCTGCGCGAGCGCGATTCCGAGGTCGGCGACCGTGTTGAGATGCTCGTCCTCTCCGGCAACGCCGCATGGTGCGACATGACGCTCGTTGAGCTTTGGCACGGGGTCCGTGGTTCGAATGAAAAGCGACATCTTGCCGAAATGGAAAAGGAAATCGGCCGCGTCCCGGTCGATCCGCAAACGTGGAGGATGGCGTCGCGGCTCGCACTCCGCTGCCGCGAGAAGGGACTTACGGTTCCGAGCAGCGACATTGTGATCGCCGCGTGCGCCCTTGCCCATTGTTTGGACTTGGAGCATTGCGACAAACACTTCGACCGGATCCTCGCCTTGGCCAAGGCTGGGAGCTGA
- a CDS encoding DUF2191 domain-containing protein, with product MMKTTLDVPDEALREAMKFTGATTKREAVVTALETFNKLKRLEQLNAKVRGRFRDFMSQAELQATRASDTVKAR from the coding sequence ATCATGAAAACTACGCTCGATGTTCCGGATGAGGCTCTTCGCGAAGCCATGAAATTCACCGGTGCCACCACCAAGCGCGAAGCAGTCGTGACCGCCTTGGAAACCTTCAACAAGCTGAAGAGGCTCGAGCAACTCAATGCGAAGGTGCGCGGACGCTTCCGTGATTTCATGTCACAAGCGGAACTGCAGGCAACACGTGCGTCCGATACGGTTAAAGCACGATGA
- a CDS encoding sodium-translocating pyrophosphatase has protein sequence MFKVSLVTDGVLISLACALLGLVYAAWLIRWILASPAGNERMREIAYAVQQGAKAYLNRQILSVGSIAVVIVALVWAGRGLESAVGFLVGAACSMAAGYIGMTIAVRANVRTAQAATHSPRAALRVALNGGAVTGLLVVGLALLSVGLIYLAVRHFSSAADPTHAALDALVGTALGSSLVSVFARLGGGIYTKAADVGADLVGKIESKLDEDDPRNPATIADNVGDNVGDCAGMAADVFETYAVSLIGAVLIGFLTATGDAAQAALVYPFLLGGVSVIGAIVSIAFANITKFSPRHALQAAVLTSAVLSAVAFWPLTHALFPQGVEIQGKGVCTPTSVFWASIIGLVMTYVVLLITNYYTSTDQRPVRLIAQASETGHATNIIAGLATGLHATALPVAFIGIAILLSYHFAGLYGIAVAVMAMLSMSGIVIALDAFGPITDNAGGIAVMAGLDKNVRHTTDDLDAIGNTMKAVTKGYAIASAGLAALVLFGSYVEELKNAYAQLGAQFNLAFDLQDPNVIIGLFIGGGLPFIFSAFSLDAVGKAAGAVVKEVRRQITAKPGILDGRDTPEYGTCVDIVTKAALREMIVPAILPVVTVIAVAWLPFFGPKVLGGMLVGTIVTGLFIGIAMTSSGGAWDNAKKYIELGSHGGKGSPAHDASVTGDTVGDPYKDTAGPAVNPMIKVVNIVAILVIPVFIKLWVGS, from the coding sequence ATGTTTAAAGTTTCCCTTGTCACAGACGGAGTGCTCATTTCACTGGCCTGCGCACTGCTCGGCCTTGTTTACGCGGCTTGGCTCATACGCTGGATTCTTGCCTCGCCGGCCGGCAATGAACGCATGCGCGAAATTGCTTACGCCGTCCAGCAAGGCGCGAAGGCTTATCTCAACCGCCAGATTCTCAGCGTCGGAAGCATCGCGGTGGTGATCGTCGCTTTGGTCTGGGCTGGCCGGGGTCTCGAGTCAGCCGTCGGATTTCTCGTCGGTGCCGCGTGTTCGATGGCGGCGGGATACATAGGCATGACGATTGCCGTGCGGGCGAATGTGCGCACCGCGCAGGCGGCGACGCATTCGCCGCGTGCCGCCCTGCGCGTCGCCCTCAATGGTGGTGCTGTCACCGGACTGCTTGTCGTGGGCCTTGCGCTGCTTTCGGTGGGTTTGATCTACCTGGCCGTGCGCCACTTTTCATCCGCGGCGGATCCCACGCACGCGGCCCTCGACGCGCTGGTGGGCACGGCCCTGGGCAGTTCTCTCGTTTCTGTGTTCGCCCGTCTCGGAGGGGGGATCTACACCAAGGCCGCGGACGTCGGTGCCGACCTTGTCGGCAAGATCGAAAGCAAACTCGACGAAGACGATCCCCGCAATCCCGCGACCATCGCGGACAATGTGGGCGACAACGTGGGAGACTGCGCCGGCATGGCGGCCGACGTCTTCGAGACCTATGCGGTGTCGCTCATCGGAGCGGTGCTGATCGGATTTCTCACGGCCACAGGTGACGCGGCGCAGGCCGCGCTCGTCTATCCGTTCCTTCTCGGCGGGGTGTCCGTCATCGGCGCGATCGTTTCCATCGCGTTCGCCAATATCACGAAGTTTTCCCCGCGCCACGCACTGCAGGCTGCGGTTCTCACCAGCGCCGTTCTTTCGGCCGTCGCGTTCTGGCCCCTCACGCACGCCCTTTTTCCGCAGGGCGTCGAGATCCAAGGAAAAGGCGTGTGCACTCCCACGAGCGTCTTCTGGGCCTCGATCATCGGGCTTGTCATGACCTACGTCGTGCTGCTCATCACCAACTACTACACGTCGACGGACCAGCGGCCTGTGCGCCTGATCGCCCAGGCTTCGGAGACCGGCCACGCCACCAACATCATCGCGGGACTGGCCACGGGACTGCACGCCACGGCGCTGCCCGTCGCGTTCATCGGCATCGCGATCCTGCTGTCCTACCACTTCGCCGGACTCTACGGGATTGCGGTCGCCGTCATGGCCATGCTCTCGATGTCCGGCATCGTCATCGCGCTCGATGCTTTCGGTCCGATCACCGACAACGCCGGCGGCATCGCCGTGATGGCCGGGCTCGACAAAAATGTCCGCCATACGACCGACGACCTCGATGCCATCGGCAACACGATGAAAGCCGTGACCAAGGGTTACGCCATCGCCTCGGCGGGTCTCGCGGCCCTCGTGCTCTTCGGAAGCTATGTGGAAGAACTTAAAAATGCCTACGCCCAGCTCGGCGCGCAATTCAACCTCGCCTTCGATCTACAGGACCCGAACGTCATCATCGGTCTCTTCATCGGAGGCGGTCTCCCGTTTATTTTCTCGGCCTTCAGCCTCGACGCCGTCGGCAAGGCCGCCGGAGCAGTGGTCAAGGAAGTGCGGCGCCAGATCACGGCGAAACCCGGGATTCTCGACGGTCGCGACACCCCCGAATACGGGACGTGCGTGGACATCGTGACCAAGGCCGCGTTGCGCGAGATGATCGTGCCCGCCATTCTTCCCGTCGTGACGGTCATTGCCGTCGCATGGTTGCCCTTCTTCGGTCCGAAGGTGCTCGGCGGAATGCTCGTCGGCACGATTGTCACGGGTCTCTTCATCGGCATTGCCATGACCTCGAGCGGCGGTGCGTGGGACAACGCCAAAAAATACATCGAGTTGGGAAGCCACGGCGGCAAAGGATCGCCGGCGCACGACGCGAGCGTCACCGGCGATACCGTTGGCGATCCTTACAAGGACACGGCTGGTCCGGCGGTGAATCCCATGATCAAGGTCGTGAATATCGTGGCGATCCTCGTCATACCGGTGTTCATCAAACTCTGGGTCGGTTCCTGA